A single Nicotiana tabacum cultivar K326 chromosome 5, ASM71507v2, whole genome shotgun sequence DNA region contains:
- the LOC107806467 gene encoding extra-large guanine nucleotide-binding protein 3-like, which produces MLDFQGKESGLWGEEGENPDRIVNSDLNFTGKLSLHASNGTTQLSLPVPHGRPHGWRDEPSNYNTIPNNLEQKSFQKQLLLGLENSRTSIIFKQEYH; this is translated from the exons ATGTTGGACTTCCAAGGAAAGGAATCTGGACTTTGGGGAGAG GAAGGAGAAAACCCCGACAGAATTGTGAATTCAGACCTGAATTTTACTGGGAAACTTAGTCTGCATGCAAGCAATGGAACCACACAG TTATCCTTGCCGGTACCTCATGGTCGGCCCCATGGATGGAGAGATGAACCTAGCAATTATAATACTATTCCTAATAATTTAGAGCAAAAAAGTTTTCAGAAGCAGCTTTTACTTGGacttgaaaattcaagaacaagcATTATTTTCAAACAG GAATATCATtaa